From a single Phalacrocorax aristotelis chromosome 1, bGulAri2.1, whole genome shotgun sequence genomic region:
- the UBASH3A gene encoding ubiquitin-associated and SH3 domain-containing protein A — MAVAETQLYAKVSNKHRSKSTSVLLESLLTKGFPAHIAQKALAATGQKTIEDAAKWLHSHCNDPSLEDPIPQEYALYLCPTGSLHNHLQEFWKESKRQCGKNRAHEIFPHITLCDFFTCEDQKVELLYDVLKRVGDSFSQCFPPSISLSLHSSTSYLGFFIGDSHANILKEFAAAFSSEASALADCHVKPCLKQLHLTLAHKFYPHHQKTLEQLAKCINPGETCQWVAALYSRDMRFVHYQTLRALFQYKPQNIDELMINAGDFIYVDPTQQSDVSEGWVIGTSHRTGCRGFIPENYTERAIESDTWVKHREYVFVTALRFFTQTENERNVKLNGEVNNPSMSRSVTNVPSLQVSQNATLRRGVLVMRHGERVDQVFGKSWLQQCLTGDGKYYRADLNFPSTLPKRKDSVKHFEYDPPLSCCGIFQSRLIGEALLDQEVTVSYVYSSPALRCIQTAQHVLQGLKLDQKVKIRVEPGLFEWTKWEASKVIPNFMTLSELAEASYKIDTSYRGNFPLSSLMPSESYEEYVSRSSAVIKQIISACPSKGVILIVGHGSSLASFTRPLIGLPARDSSDFAQVVRKIPSLGMCFCEELKEENKWQMVNPPVRTLTHGANAAFNWRNGIVED, encoded by the exons atGGCGGTGGCTGAGACACAGCTGTACGCAAAGGTGTCCAACAAGCACAGGAGTAAGAGCACCTCTGTACTCCTTGAGTCTCTCCTCACCAAAGGATTCCCAGCTCATATCGC gcaAAAAGCCTTGGCTGCTACTGGACAAAAGACAATAGAAGATGCTGCAAAATG GTTGCACTCCCACTGCAACGATCCCTCTTTGGAAGACCCAATCCCTCAGGAGTATGCTCTGTACTTGTGTCCCACCGGCAGTTTGCATAACCACCTGCAAGAGTTTTGGAAGGAGAGTAAGCGCCAGTGCGGGAAAAACAGAGCCCATGAGATTTTTCCACACATCACTCTCTGTGATTTCTTCACG tgtgaAGACCAAAAAGTGGAATTATTGTATGACGTCTTAAAGCGAGTTGGTGACAGCTTTTCACAGTGCTTTCCACCATCCATTTCCCTATCACTACATTCATCCACCAGCTACCTTGGCTTCTTCATTGGTGACAGCCATGCAAATATCCTCAAAGAGTTTGCTGCGGCATTCTCATCAGAGGCTTCAGCCCTGGCAG ATTGCCATGTGAAACCCTGCCTAAAGCAACTCCACCTTACCTTGGCTCACAAGTTTTATCCTCACCATCAGAAGACTTTGGAACAACTGGCCAAATGTATTAACCCAGGGGAGACCTGCCAGTGGGTGGCTGCTCTCTACTCACGGGACATGCGTTTTGTGCATTACCAG ACGCTGAGGGCCCTCTTCCAATATAAGCCCCAGAACATCGATGAACTCATGATCAACGCTGGGGACTTCATCTATGTTGACCCAACGCAGCAGTCTGATGTGAGTGAGGGCTGGGTGATAGGGACTTCACATCGGACCGGCTGCAGGGGTTTTATTCCTGAAAACTACACAGAGAGGGCCATTGAGTCAGACACGTGGGTTAAGCACAG GGAATACGTTTTTGTAACAGCTTTGAGATTCTTCACCCAAACTGAAAATGAACGTAATGTAAAACTGAACGGAGAAGTCAATAATCCTAGTATGTCAAGGAGCGTAACCAATGTACCTTCTCTTCAG GTATCTCAGAACGCCACCCTGCGAAGAGGCGTGTTGGTGATGCGCCACGGGGAAAGAGTTGATCAGGTCTTTGGCAAATCTTGGCTTCAACAGTGCTTGACTGGAGATG gaaaatactACAGAGCAGATCTGAACTTCCCTTCCACCCTGCCGAAACGGAAAGACAGCGTAAAGCATTTTGAATACGATCCTCCTTTATCTTGCTGTGGTATTTTCCAGTCAAGGCTTATAG GGGAAGCTCTGTTGGACCAGGAGGTGACAGTCAGCTACGTGTACTCATCACCCGCACTCCGCTGCATACAGACAGCTCAACATGTACTGCAGG GGCTTAAATTAGATCAGAAAGTCAAAATCAGGGTGGAACCAGGACTGTTTGAATGGACCAAGTGGGAAGCAAGCAAAGTAATTCCTAACTTCATGACTCTGTCAGAACTGGCAGAGGCCTCTTACAAAATAGACACAAGTTACAG GGGTAACTTCCCACTCTCTTCTCTGATGCCATCGGAAAGTTATGAAGAATATGTAAGCAGAAGCTCTGCGGTTATAAAACAGATCATCAGTGCCTGCCCCAGCAAAG GTGTCATCCTCATTGTGGGCCATGGCTCTTCCTTGGCATCTTTCACCCGACCTCTGATAGGGCTCCCTGCCAGAGACAGCAGTGACTTTGCCCAGGTGGTACGAAAG ATCCCTTCACTGGGCATGTGTTTCTGTGAAGAGCTGAAAGAGGAGAACAAATGGCAGATGGTCAACCCACCAGTGAGGACTTTAACTCATGGAGCAAATGCAGCATTTAACTGGAGAAATGGTATCGTGGAAGATTAG